In the genome of Hypomesus transpacificus isolate Combined female unplaced genomic scaffold, fHypTra1 scaffold_52, whole genome shotgun sequence, one region contains:
- the dxo gene encoding decapping and exoribonuclease protein, which translates to MDQRQHRPPNPNFSRHQSTTYRRNRDESRGGHFQPKRFRCENQHHQAGSSAGPTPTAPQTLGTRRQLYERDFPLYKQPVELGHFSLDSQRRFFNDARQLRYYKEPEKSPNFDLRDGYKDRFVKRDDGVKEKLDHILKWILLNRAKVQSKGTAASSPCDLEVDFVTWRGHLTKLLTTPYETREGWLLAISRLGGTLYISEVETEAARTDRENRAESHEEMMYWGYKFEQYTCADDIHSLPDPAGVVNTNEAFCTVVQTRLAKHRLLFSGEVDCRDKDPKTQSAPACYIELKTSGEICTPKQRSNFHRFKLLKWWAQSFLPGVPRIVAGFRDQEGVVVSVETYHISKISQLIKNENNCWKPTVCMNFCSDFLSFVKSVVREDNPRVVYLFSRDPHKDVTFTIHRDLHYSFLPDWYVRELTKTHPHAQPQF; encoded by the exons ATGGACCAACGTCAGCACAGACCCCCAAATCCAAACTTCAGTCGCCATCAGTCGACCACATACAGGCGAAACAGGGATGAGAGTCGTGGAGGTCACTTTCAACCTAAACGTTTCAGATGCGAGAACCAACACCACCAAGCTGGTTCTTCTGCTGGACCAACCCCAACAGCCCCCCAGACACTCGGCACCAGACGACAACTATATGAAAGAGACTTCCCCTTGTACAAACAACCTGTGGAGCTCGGTCACTTCTCCTTGGACTCTCAACGTCGTTTTTTCAACGATGCAAGGCAGCTGAGATATTACAAAGAGCCAGAGAAGAGTCCCAATTTTGACCTGAGAGATGGCTACAAAGACCGCTTTGTAAAAAGAGATGATGGGGTGAAGGAGAAACTGGATCACATCCTGAAATGGATCCTGTTAAACAGAGCCAAAGTTCAGTCAAAGGGAACAGCAGCCTCGTCCCCATG tGATTTGGAGGTAGACTTTGTGACTTGGCGGGGTCATCTGACAAAGCTGTTGACCACACCGTATGAGACGCGTGAGGGCTGGCTGCTGGCCATTTCCAGGCTGGGGGGCACTCTGTATATCAGCGAGGTGGAAACTGAGGCAGCTCGCACAGACCGGGAGAACCGTGCTGAGAGTCATGAGGAGATGATGTACTGGGGATACAAGTTTGAACAGTATACCTGTGCAG ATGACATCCACAGCCTCCCAGACCCAGCTGGGGTAGTAAACACCAATGAGGCTTTTTGCACTGTGGTCCAGACCCGACTGGCCAAGCATAGACTCCTCTTCTCCGGTGAGGTGGATTGTCGGGACAAGGACCCCAAGACTCAGTCCGCCCCAGCATGCTACATCGAGCTGAAGACCTCAGGGGAGATCTGCACCCCCAAACAACGCAGCAACTTCCACAG GTTCAAACTGCTGAAGTGGTGGGCCCAGTCTTTTCTCCCCGGCGTCCCGAGGATCGTAGCTGGTTTCCGTGATCAGGAAGGAGTGGTTGTGTCGGTAGAGACTTACCACATCTCTAAGATATCCCAGCTAATCAAG AATGAAAACAACTGCTGGAAGCCTACAGTCTGCATGAATTTCTGCTCTGATTTCCTGTCCTTTGTGAAGAGTGTTGTCAGAGAAGACAATCCCAG GGTGGTGTACCTGTTTTCAAGGGATCCCCATAAAGATGTGACATTCACTATCCACAGAGACTTGCACTATTCCTTTCTGCCTGACTGGTATGTGAGGGAACTGACCAAGACACACCCCCATGCCCAACCTCAGTTTTGA
- the LOC124465525 gene encoding peroxisomal membrane protein PMP34 isoform X1, which yields MSNNYGSAIGLLSYETLVHAVAGAVGSMTAMTVFFPLDTARIRLQVDESRKAQTTPVILVEIAKEEGVLSLYRGWFPVISSLCCSNFVYFYTFNTLKKLMVSGKPRPSKDLLMGFISGAGNVILTTPMWVVNTRLKLQGAKFRNEDLHQTHYKGIFDAFSQIIAKEGLGTLWNGILPSLALVFNPAMQFMFYETMKRRAGQGGRRISSVEIFLIGALAKAIATTATYPLQTVQAILRFGQFKAEGKGGVFGSLRNVIFLLMDRIKRHGVLGLYKGLEAKLLQTVLTAALMFVVYEKITAVTFKVMGLNKKLKH from the exons ATGTCCAACAACTATGGTTCGGCTATCGGCCTTTTGTCTTATGAGACGTTGGTGCATGCCGTGGCTGGTGCAGTG GGTAGCATGACGGCGATGACAGTCTTCTTTCCTTTGGACACTGCCAGGATCAGACTGCAGG TGGATGAAAGTCGGAAGGCCCAAACCACCCCCGTCATTCTGGTTGAAATAGCAAAGGAAGAGGGCGT GTTGTCTTTGTACAGAGGCTGGTTCCCTGTTATCTCCAGCCTGTGCTGTTCAAACTTTGTCTACTTCTACACCTTCAACACACTTAAGAAACTGATGGTGTCAGGCAAGCCCAGACCGAGCAAAGACCTGCTTATGGGCTTTATATCAG GTGCAGGGAACGTGATCCTGACCACACCCATGTGGGTGGTCAACACTCGGCTGAAGCTACAAGGGGCAAAGTTTAGGAATGAAGACCTGCATCAAACCCACTACAAGGGCatatttg ATGCTTTTTCCCAGATCATAGCCAAAGAGGGATTGGGGACGCTTTGGAATGGTATCCTGCCTTCTCTGGCTCTGGTGTTCAATCCTGCCATGCAGTTCATGTTCTATGAGACCATGAAGAGGAGGGCCGgccaaggagggaggagg ATTTCCTCTGTCGAGATCTTTCTCATTGGAGCACTTGCCAAGGCTATTGCTACAACAGCAACATATCCCCTGCAGACAGTCCAGGCTATACTAAGG TTTGGCCAGTTCAAAGCTGAAGGCAAGGGTGGTGTATTTGGAAGTCTCAGAAATGTTATCTTCCTCCTAATGGACAGAATCAA GAGACATGGAGTGCTGGGCCTGTACAAAGGCCTGGAGGCCAAGCTCCTTCAGACTGTACTAACGGCTGCTCTAATGTTCGTAGTGTACGAGAAGATTACAGCTGTCACCTTCAAAGTCATGGGCCTGAACAAGAAACTGAAGCACTGA
- the LOC124465525 gene encoding peroxisomal membrane protein PMP34 isoform X2, with amino-acid sequence MVRLSAFCLMRRWCMPWLVQWIRLQVDESRKAQTTPVILVEIAKEEGVLSLYRGWFPVISSLCCSNFVYFYTFNTLKKLMVSGKPRPSKDLLMGFISGAGNVILTTPMWVVNTRLKLQGAKFRNEDLHQTHYKGIFDAFSQIIAKEGLGTLWNGILPSLALVFNPAMQFMFYETMKRRAGQGGRRISSVEIFLIGALAKAIATTATYPLQTVQAILRFGQFKAEGKGGVFGSLRNVIFLLMDRIKRHGVLGLYKGLEAKLLQTVLTAALMFVVYEKITAVTFKVMGLNKKLKH; translated from the exons ATGGTTCGGCTATCGGCCTTTTGTCTTATGAGACGTTGGTGCATGCCGTGGCTGGTGCAGTG GATCAGACTGCAGG TGGATGAAAGTCGGAAGGCCCAAACCACCCCCGTCATTCTGGTTGAAATAGCAAAGGAAGAGGGCGT GTTGTCTTTGTACAGAGGCTGGTTCCCTGTTATCTCCAGCCTGTGCTGTTCAAACTTTGTCTACTTCTACACCTTCAACACACTTAAGAAACTGATGGTGTCAGGCAAGCCCAGACCGAGCAAAGACCTGCTTATGGGCTTTATATCAG GTGCAGGGAACGTGATCCTGACCACACCCATGTGGGTGGTCAACACTCGGCTGAAGCTACAAGGGGCAAAGTTTAGGAATGAAGACCTGCATCAAACCCACTACAAGGGCatatttg ATGCTTTTTCCCAGATCATAGCCAAAGAGGGATTGGGGACGCTTTGGAATGGTATCCTGCCTTCTCTGGCTCTGGTGTTCAATCCTGCCATGCAGTTCATGTTCTATGAGACCATGAAGAGGAGGGCCGgccaaggagggaggagg ATTTCCTCTGTCGAGATCTTTCTCATTGGAGCACTTGCCAAGGCTATTGCTACAACAGCAACATATCCCCTGCAGACAGTCCAGGCTATACTAAGG TTTGGCCAGTTCAAAGCTGAAGGCAAGGGTGGTGTATTTGGAAGTCTCAGAAATGTTATCTTCCTCCTAATGGACAGAATCAA GAGACATGGAGTGCTGGGCCTGTACAAAGGCCTGGAGGCCAAGCTCCTTCAGACTGTACTAACGGCTGCTCTAATGTTCGTAGTGTACGAGAAGATTACAGCTGTCACCTTCAAAGTCATGGGCCTGAACAAGAAACTGAAGCACTGA
- the anks4b gene encoding ankyrin repeat and SAM domain-containing protein 4B has product MSRYHKAAIDGYLDLLKEATRKDLNTPDEDGMTPTLWAAFHGHIDALQLICSRGGDPNRSDIWGNTPLHHAATNGHMHILSFLVNFGANLFSLDNDFHTAMDVAASRDRMDCVRFLDLAASQQTSQNAKKVARLKQEATKEAERRVKVCEKVKKRHQSKMDKMYRGVGSGGSVSEAGVASFSNTGTINSVNEQFSKLIAADTSGSLTARVKGTLQRKFGKKEKGGTERAGGDRNVIFVKQENGTAGKPEFMGVFSEQDEIEANDDTRESMEGFEDDNVEDGDWSTQTKESIFKRPGLGNMVFRKNFSMEMGLEPDDFPSRDTEDLGYLIRKEVFESEVVDSSLGDDAENADLPWNQEELGLDDEEDEDTSPLDAFLSALSLPEFAPAFTREQLDLEALMLCTDEDLKGIRIQLGPRKKILEAATRRKNALQKPGIMKDSFL; this is encoded by the exons ATGTCTAGGTATCACAAAGCGGCGATTGATGGCTACTTGGACCTCTTGAAAGAGGCCACAAGGAAAGACCTCAACACTCCGGACGAAGATGGAATGACGCCAACGTTATGGGCTGCTTTTCATGGACATATTGATGCCCTCCAACTCATATGTAGTAGAGG AGGGGATCCTAACAGGAGTGACATCTGGGGCAACACTCCTTTGCACCATGCTGCCACCAATGGCCACATGCACATCCTCAGCTTCCTGGTTAACTTTGGTGCAAATCTCTTCTCCTTGGACAATGATTTCCACACGGCCATGGACGTGGCTGCATCACGTGACCGCATGGACTGCGTGCGCTTCCTGGACTTAGCTGCCTCACAGCAGACCAGCCAGAATGCCAAGAAAGTGGCCCGACTGAAGCAGGAGGCCACCAAAGAGGCTGAGAGACGGGTGAAAGTGTGCGAGAAGGTCAAGAAGAGGCACCAGAGCAAGATGGATAAGATGTACCGTGGAGTGGGCAGTGGAGGGTCTGTCTCTGAAGCCGGCGTAGCTTCATTCTCCAACACGGGAACCATTAACAGTGTCAACGAGCAGTTCTCCAAGCTCATTGCTGCAGACACCTCAGGGTCCCTCACAGCCAGAGTAAAGGGGACCCTCCAACGGAAGTTTggtaagaaagagaaagggggaacagagagggCGGGAGGAGACAGGAACGTAATCTTTGTCAAACAGGAGAACGGTACTGCAGGGAAGCCAGAGTTCATGGGTGTCTTCAGCGAGCAGGACGAGATTGAGGCAAATGATGACACAAGAGAAAGTATGGAAGGCTTTGAAGATGATAATGTTGAAGATGGAGACTGGTCTACCCAAACCAAGGAGTCTATCTTTAAACGTCCAGGTCTAGGCAACATGGTCTTCAGGAAAAACTTCTCCATGGAAATGGGGTTGGAACCAGACGACTTCCctagcagagacacagaggaccTGGGCTACCTCATCCGCAAGGAGGTGTTTGAATCGGAAGTAGTTGACAGCAGTTTGGGGGATGATGCTGAAAATGCCGATCTGCCCTGGAACCAGGAGGAACTGGGTttggatgatgaggaggatgaggacacTTCTCCTCTAGATGCCTTTCTGTCTGCCCTTTCCCTGCCCGAATTTGCCCCTGCATTCACCAGGGAGCAGCTAGACCTGGAGGCCCTCATGCTCTGCACTGATGAGGACCTCAAGGGCATCCGCATCCAGCTGGGACCCAGGAAGAAGATTCTGGAAGCTGCTACTCGAAGGAAGAatgctctgcagaagcctggcaTCATGAAGGACAGCTTCCTgtaa